Proteins from a single region of Megachile rotundata isolate GNS110a chromosome 7, iyMegRotu1, whole genome shotgun sequence:
- the jhamt gene encoding juvenile hormone acid methyltransferase, translated as MNMVEEYVNASKPQFLDALDIIEEFEKEMSEMKGVCIDIGCGPGDVTKRLILPRLSQDAELVGADISKAMIEHARQKYRDEKRLLFLQLDIEATVLPNEAIGRYSNALSFYCFHWCHNTWRAFENVYKLLRPGGKALIMFLAWNNGFDAYTKLHENPRYKPYMEDADRFIPFFQRYKDSRAALRKMLESIGFKILHCSKREKSFVYQNMQILKNHTIAVNPFISRIPDHLKQEFEDAMVREVANRKILFSNKTDNGGQEYSILDRYHILVAYIQKPMDTC; from the exons ATGAACATGGTCGAGGAATACGTGAACGCTAGCAAGCCCCAGTTTCTCGATGCTCTCGACATAATAGAAGAATTCGAGAAAGAGATGTCGGAGATGAAAGGCGTGTGCATAGACATCGGGTGCGGACCCGGAGACGTAACCAAACGGCTGATTCTTCCGAGATTGTCGCAGGATGCAGAATTAGTTG GGGCAGACATATCGAAAGCGATGATCGAGCACGCGAGGCAAAAGTACCGCGACGAGAAACGCTTATTGTTCTTGCAGTTGGATATCGAAGCCACCGTTTTGCCTAACGAAGCGATTGGACGATACAGCAATgcgttatcgttttattgtttcCATTGGTGCCACAATACTTG GCGAGCTTTCGAGAACGTGTACAAGCTGTTGCGACCAGGAGGGAAGGCACTGATCATGTTCCTAGCTTGGAACAACGGGTTCGACGCTTACACGAAGCTGCACGAAAATCCTCGATACAAACCGTACATGGAG GACGCGGATCGCTTCATCCCCTTTTTCCAACGATACAAGGACTCGCGGGCAGCCCTCAGGAAGATGCTGGAAAGCATCGGCTTCAAGATTCTGCACTGCAGCAAAAGAGAAAAGAGCTTCGTTTACCAGAACatgcaaatattaaaaa ATCATACGATAGCCGTTAATCCGTTCATCTCGCGAATCCCTGACCACCTGAAGCAGGAGTTCGAGGACGCGATGGTGCGCGAAGTAGCCAATCGTAAGATTCTGTTTTCGAACAAAACCGACAACGGCGGACAGGAGTACAGTATCTTGGACAGGTATCACATTCTCGTGGCGTATATACAAAAACCCATGGATACATGCTGA